A part of Desulfosoma caldarium genomic DNA contains:
- a CDS encoding DUF429 domain-containing protein, which translates to MELGRRPCAREGLRRGLLPGGKSLQRADEEAAWSAARFNVFQAPCRPAVCADSYWEASEINQRLTGKRLPRQTWGIERKIRKVE; encoded by the coding sequence ATGGAACTTGGACGCCGGCCGTGCGCGCGAGAAGGCCTGCGGCGGGGACTGCTGCCTGGAGGAAAGAGCTTGCAACGTGCAGACGAGGAGGCTGCTTGGTCGGCCGCGAGGTTCAATGTCTTTCAGGCGCCCTGCCGCCCCGCCGTTTGCGCCGACTCATACTGGGAGGCCAGCGAAATCAATCAGCGGCTGACGGGGAAGCGGCTTCCAAGGCAGACCTGGGGCATCGAGCGGAAGATTCGCAAAGTGGAGTAG
- a CDS encoding flavin reductase family protein, giving the protein MVSNKREISWGKAYRRFTPGCVVLVGSQKDGRPNAMAASWQMPVSRKPPLLAVAKKHLTAEYVRASGAFTPNVPSAAFWDGSISAGPCPEKMSTTFGPPG; this is encoded by the coding sequence ATGGTCTCCAACAAGAGGGAGATATCGTGGGGCAAAGCCTACCGGCGCTTTACGCCCGGCTGCGTAGTGCTGGTGGGAAGCCAGAAGGACGGTCGCCCCAACGCAATGGCCGCTTCGTGGCAGATGCCCGTCAGCAGGAAGCCGCCCTTGCTGGCAGTGGCCAAGAAGCACCTCACCGCAGAGTACGTTAGGGCGAGCGGAGCCTTTACCCCGAACGTTCCCAGTGCGGCCTTCTGGGACGGGTCCATTTCTGCGGGACCGTGTCCGGAAAAGATGTCAACAACTTTCGGGCCGCCGGGCTGA